One genomic window of Halorubrum hochsteinianum includes the following:
- a CDS encoding DUF5827 family protein: protein MPEPKSAFDATYPCDFYEPAELFEPDQMYTVPEIGRLLQGLEPDAEVDPDTEAVLVDWAVPWVMVHAEDMVIAEPLHEDGPGYYGLAPEATPESEAEEAEAGEAEEAEAEEADADESA from the coding sequence ATGCCCGAACCGAAGTCGGCGTTCGACGCCACGTACCCGTGCGACTTCTACGAACCGGCGGAGCTGTTCGAACCGGACCAGATGTACACCGTCCCCGAGATCGGTCGCCTGCTTCAGGGGTTGGAGCCGGACGCCGAGGTCGACCCCGACACCGAGGCCGTGCTGGTCGACTGGGCGGTCCCGTGGGTGATGGTCCACGCCGAGGACATGGTGATCGCCGAGCCGCTCCATGAGGACGGCCCGGGATACTACGGGCTCGCGCCCGAGGCGACGCCGGAGAGCGAAGCCGAGGAGGCCGAGGCCGGCGAAGCCGAGGAGGCCGAGGCCGAGGAAGCCGACGCCGACGAGTCCGCGTGA